The proteins below are encoded in one region of Buttiauxella gaviniae:
- the tesA gene encoding multifunctional acyl-CoA thioesterase I/protease I/lysophospholipase L1: MMNFNNVFRWHLPFLFLALLTCRAAWADTLLILGDSLSAGYRMSATVAWPALLDAKWHQQKTKVVNASISGDTAPQGLARLPGLLKQHQPRWVLIELGGNDGLRGFQPQAIEKSLRQIINDVKAANAQPLLMQIRLPANYGRRYNESFSAIYPQLAKEFSIPLLPFFMEEVYLKPQWMQDDGIHPNSDAQPFIADWMSSRLAPLVKHDS, translated from the coding sequence ATGATGAACTTCAACAATGTTTTCCGCTGGCATTTGCCCTTCCTGTTTCTGGCTTTATTGACCTGTCGCGCCGCCTGGGCGGACACGTTGTTGATTTTGGGCGATAGCCTGAGCGCCGGTTACCGGATGTCGGCAACAGTGGCCTGGCCTGCCTTGCTGGATGCGAAATGGCACCAACAAAAAACGAAAGTCGTGAACGCCAGTATCAGTGGCGACACCGCGCCGCAAGGGCTGGCACGTTTACCGGGGCTGCTGAAACAGCATCAGCCTCGCTGGGTATTAATTGAACTTGGCGGTAACGATGGTCTGCGCGGTTTCCAGCCGCAGGCCATCGAAAAAAGTTTGCGCCAGATAATCAACGACGTGAAAGCGGCAAACGCGCAACCATTACTTATGCAAATACGTCTGCCTGCAAACTACGGGCGTCGTTATAATGAGTCGTTTAGCGCTATTTATCCGCAACTTGCCAAAGAGTTTTCTATTCCTCTGCTGCCCTTTTTTATGGAGGAGGTCTATTTGAAACCGCAATGGATGCAGGATGACGGTATCCATCCGAACAGCGATGCTCAACCGTTTATCGCCGACTGGATGTCTTCCCGTCTGGCACCTTTAGTAAAACATGACTCATGA
- the ybbA gene encoding putative ABC transporter ATP-binding protein YbbA, with protein sequence MPAENIVEVHHLSKSVGTGEHQLSILTGVELVVKPAQTIALIGESGSGKSTLLAILAGLDDGSDGEVHLCGQPLHSMDEEARAALRAKNVGFVFQSFMLVPTLNALENVELPALLRGENDSSSRAQAKALLEQLGLGQRLDHLPAQLSGGEQQRVALARAFNGRPGVLFADEPTGNLDRQTGDRIADLLFSLNRDFATTLILVTHDEQLAARCDRRLRLREGKLWEEA encoded by the coding sequence ATGCCAGCGGAAAACATTGTTGAAGTTCATCATCTTAGTAAGTCCGTAGGAACTGGGGAGCATCAGCTCTCCATCCTTACCGGAGTTGAGCTGGTTGTCAAACCGGCGCAGACCATTGCGTTAATCGGTGAGTCAGGTTCCGGAAAGTCTACACTACTGGCGATTCTGGCAGGGCTTGATGATGGCAGCGACGGGGAAGTTCACCTCTGCGGCCAGCCGTTACACAGCATGGATGAAGAAGCGCGGGCGGCGCTGCGGGCGAAAAATGTCGGCTTTGTATTCCAGTCGTTTATGTTAGTCCCCACGCTCAACGCGCTGGAAAACGTTGAACTTCCGGCGCTGCTGCGCGGTGAAAACGATTCATCCAGCCGTGCGCAGGCCAAAGCATTGCTTGAGCAGCTTGGTTTAGGTCAACGCCTCGATCACCTTCCGGCGCAGCTTTCGGGTGGCGAACAGCAGCGTGTGGCTTTGGCTCGCGCCTTTAATGGCCGCCCTGGCGTTTTATTTGCCGATGAACCTACCGGCAACCTCGACCGCCAGACCGGCGATCGCATCGCGGATCTCCTCTTCTCCTTGAATCGTGATTTTGCCACTACGCTCATCCTCGTCACGCACGATGAACAACTCGCCGCCCGCTGCGACCGTCGCCTGCGCCTGCGTGAAGGTAAATTGTGGGAGGAAGCATGA
- the ybbP gene encoding putative ABC transporter permease subunit YbbP: protein MIARWFWREWRSPSLLIVWLALSLAVACVLALGNISDRMEQGLNQQSRDFMAGDRALRSAREVPQEWLDQAKKEGLKVGKQLTFATMTFAGDTPQLASVKAVDGVYPMYGELETSPPGLKPEPGSVLLAPRLMALLNLNVGDTLDVGDTTLRIAGEVIQEPDSGFNPFQMAPRLMMNLADVEKTGAVQPGSRITWRYKFGGTPQQLDKYENYLLPKLKPEQRWYGMEQDDGALGKSLERSQQFLLLSALLTLLLAVAAVAVAMNHYCRSRYDLVAILKTLGAGRAALRKLIIGQWLMVLALAAITGGAAGLVFEAVLMRLLKPVLPAALPPASLWPWVWAVGSMVVISLLVGLRPYRLLLATQPLRVLRRDAVANVWPLKIYLPIIAIVVVALLALLMGGSTLLWAVLAGTVVLAALCGVVGWGVLKLLKKLTLKNLALRLAVNRLLRQPWSTLSQLAAFSLSFMLLALLLVLRGDLLDRWQQQLPPESPNYFLLNIATEQVQPVKEFLAEHQIIPESFYPIVRVRMTAINGKSTEGNPDEALNRELNLTWQSQKPTHNPILAGTWPPKAGEVSMDEGVAKRLKIKLGDTVTFMGDTQDFSAKVSSLRKVDWESLRPNFYFIFPPGALDNQPQSWLTSFHLDGKNGVLTQLNREFPTVSLLDIGAILRQVGQVLEQVSRALEVMVVLVTACGVLLLLAQVQVGMRQRHQELVVYRTLGAGKRLLRTTLWCEFAVLGFVSGLVAAIGAETALGLLQTRVFDFPWEPDWRLWVILPLTGAVLLSVCGGWLGVRLLKGKALFRQFVA, encoded by the coding sequence ATGATTGCCCGCTGGTTCTGGCGTGAATGGCGCTCGCCATCGTTATTGATTGTCTGGCTGGCGTTGAGCCTGGCGGTGGCGTGCGTGCTGGCGCTGGGAAATATCAGCGACCGCATGGAACAAGGGCTCAACCAGCAAAGCCGCGACTTTATGGCGGGCGACCGCGCGTTGCGCAGCGCGCGCGAAGTGCCGCAAGAGTGGCTGGATCAGGCGAAAAAAGAGGGCCTGAAAGTCGGTAAACAACTGACCTTCGCCACCATGACGTTTGCCGGAGATACGCCGCAACTGGCATCGGTAAAAGCGGTCGATGGCGTTTACCCGATGTACGGCGAGCTGGAAACGAGTCCACCGGGGCTAAAGCCTGAGCCGGGAAGCGTTCTGCTCGCCCCGCGTTTAATGGCGCTGCTCAATCTTAACGTCGGCGACACGCTTGATGTGGGCGACACCACATTACGCATTGCGGGCGAAGTGATTCAGGAACCGGACTCAGGGTTTAACCCGTTCCAGATGGCCCCGCGTTTAATGATGAACCTGGCGGATGTGGAAAAAACCGGTGCAGTCCAGCCGGGGAGTCGCATCACCTGGCGCTATAAATTTGGCGGCACGCCGCAGCAGCTTGATAAGTATGAAAACTATCTTCTGCCTAAGCTAAAACCTGAACAGCGCTGGTACGGAATGGAGCAAGATGACGGCGCGCTGGGGAAATCTCTCGAACGCTCGCAACAATTCCTTCTGCTTTCCGCACTGCTGACGCTGCTCCTGGCCGTTGCGGCGGTCGCGGTGGCGATGAACCACTACTGCCGCAGCCGCTACGATCTCGTCGCTATCCTGAAAACGCTGGGGGCAGGGCGAGCCGCGCTGCGCAAGCTGATTATCGGCCAGTGGCTGATGGTCCTGGCCCTTGCGGCAATTACAGGTGGAGCCGCCGGGCTGGTGTTTGAAGCGGTGCTGATGCGCCTGCTAAAACCGGTTCTGCCCGCGGCACTTCCACCCGCAAGCCTGTGGCCGTGGGTGTGGGCTGTCGGTTCGATGGTGGTGATTTCCCTGCTGGTGGGTTTACGCCCTTATCGTTTATTACTGGCAACGCAGCCGCTGCGCGTGTTGCGCCGGGATGCGGTGGCAAACGTCTGGCCGCTGAAAATCTACCTGCCGATTATCGCGATAGTGGTGGTGGCGCTGTTAGCCCTGCTAATGGGCGGAAGCACGCTCTTGTGGGCTGTGCTGGCTGGCACGGTGGTGCTGGCTGCGCTGTGTGGCGTTGTCGGTTGGGGCGTGCTGAAGCTGCTGAAAAAGTTGACGCTAAAAAACCTCGCGCTGCGCCTGGCGGTAAACCGACTGCTGCGCCAGCCCTGGTCAACGTTAAGCCAGCTTGCGGCGTTCTCGCTTTCCTTTATGTTGCTGGCGTTATTGCTGGTGCTGCGCGGCGATTTACTTGACCGCTGGCAGCAGCAACTTCCGCCGGAAAGCCCGAACTATTTCCTGCTGAACATCGCTACTGAACAAGTTCAGCCTGTGAAAGAGTTTTTGGCGGAACACCAGATTATCCCGGAATCCTTCTACCCGATTGTGCGCGTGCGCATGACGGCGATAAACGGTAAATCTACCGAAGGGAATCCAGACGAAGCGCTCAACCGCGAACTGAACCTGACATGGCAAAGCCAGAAGCCAACGCATAACCCAATCCTTGCAGGCACCTGGCCGCCAAAAGCGGGCGAAGTGTCGATGGATGAAGGCGTGGCGAAACGCCTGAAGATTAAACTGGGCGATACCGTCACGTTTATGGGCGATACCCAGGATTTCTCGGCGAAAGTATCCAGCCTGCGCAAAGTCGACTGGGAAAGCCTGCGCCCGAACTTCTATTTCATCTTCCCGCCGGGCGCGCTGGATAATCAGCCGCAAAGCTGGCTGACCAGTTTCCATCTTGATGGAAAGAATGGCGTACTCACCCAGCTTAACCGCGAATTTCCAACTGTGAGTTTGCTGGATATTGGCGCGATTCTGCGGCAGGTCGGGCAGGTGCTGGAGCAGGTGAGCCGGGCGCTGGAAGTGATGGTCGTGTTGGTTACCGCTTGCGGAGTTTTGTTGCTGCTGGCGCAGGTTCAGGTCGGTATGCGGCAACGGCATCAAGAACTGGTGGTCTACCGCACGCTGGGCGCAGGGAAACGCCTGCTGCGCACCACGCTATGGTGTGAGTTTGCGGTACTGGGGTTTGTATCCGGCCTGGTGGCGGCGATTGGCGCTGAAACGGCGCTTGGCCTGCTGCAAACCCGCGTGTTTGATTTCCCGTGGGAACCTGACTGGCGCTTATGGGTGATTCTGCCGCTCACGGGCGCGGTGCTGCTTTCGGTGTGCGGCGGGTGGCTGGGCGTACGCTTGCTAAAAGGTAAGGCGCTGTTCCGCCAGTTTGTGGCCTGA
- a CDS encoding cell envelope integrity TolA C-terminal domain-containing protein gives MDFTKPPKSNGEVGHIPLKPAPSVPAYLFGVSVGKAIRAELPEAEQYQGKVCSMRLRFKPDGTLLNISAGGDPAYCQALKDATNRTALPKPVSGEMDRNGYIPVLDFKEVPLHVTTVGY, from the coding sequence ATGGATTTTACGAAACCCCCTAAATCAAATGGCGAGGTTGGACACATTCCCTTAAAACCCGCGCCTTCTGTTCCAGCCTATTTATTTGGAGTTTCCGTGGGAAAAGCCATCCGGGCGGAATTGCCAGAAGCGGAACAGTATCAGGGGAAGGTATGCAGCATGCGTCTGCGCTTTAAACCAGATGGCACTCTTCTCAATATTTCTGCAGGAGGTGATCCTGCTTATTGCCAGGCTCTTAAGGACGCCACCAACCGAACGGCGTTACCCAAGCCGGTATCAGGTGAAATGGACAGGAACGGGTATATTCCGGTGCTGGATTTCAAAGAAGTCCCCCTACATGTGACCACGGTGGGCTACTAA
- a CDS encoding phospholipase D family protein: MRKLLCGLLICLSGAASAAPSVEVGFSSGKDGHSAQTMVLHLINGAHKSIEMMAYEFKAPDIAAALDKAAERGVKVSVVIDHRANKANKLSLAAVTDATSHGVAIRVDSHYHIQHDKVMIVDGRILETGSFNYTPTAERANSENILVLRHVPRVIKLYQEHFETRWEYGVPYQKGDLA, from the coding sequence ATGCGTAAATTGTTATGTGGGTTGCTGATTTGCCTGTCTGGCGCGGCTTCTGCCGCCCCTTCTGTAGAAGTTGGATTCTCATCCGGCAAAGACGGTCATTCAGCCCAAACCATGGTGTTACACCTGATTAATGGCGCTCATAAATCAATTGAAATGATGGCCTATGAGTTTAAAGCCCCGGACATTGCCGCAGCGCTTGATAAAGCGGCTGAGCGTGGCGTGAAAGTTTCGGTCGTTATCGATCATCGGGCAAACAAGGCCAACAAACTTTCACTTGCCGCTGTCACGGATGCAACAAGCCACGGCGTAGCCATTCGTGTGGATAGCCATTACCACATTCAGCATGACAAGGTGATGATTGTTGATGGCCGCATCCTCGAAACAGGTTCATTCAACTACACCCCAACCGCAGAGAGAGCCAATAGCGAAAATATTCTGGTTCTCAGGCATGTACCGCGCGTAATCAAACTTTATCAGGAACACTTCGAAACCCGCTGGGAGTACGGTGTGCCCTATCAAAAAGGCGACCTTGCTTAA
- the mnmH gene encoding tRNA 2-selenouridine(34) synthase MnmH, with product MQNARPDTQNYEHLLRADIPLIDVRAPVEFSQGAMPAALNLPLMSDDERAAVGTCYKQRGQQAAVALGHSLVNGEIREARLQKWLEQCRQNPHGYLCCARGGMRSHLVQEWLREAGVDYPLVEGGYKALRHYAMDVIESRSRWPMILVSGNTGGGKTILIRSLPTGVDLEGLAHHRGSSFGRTIVEQPSQTNFENNLAVTLLKKSEGEEVTWVIEDEGRMIGSRHIPECFREQMLRSPIVVIDDPFDQRLERLKTEYFEQMSAAFLSVHDEETAWQNYGEYLHHGLFAIRRRLGMERFAQFTARLDEALALQRKTGSVDGHLAWLAPLLEEYYDPMYRYQLSKKADNIVFRGDYQQVEAWLRSNTKFNQAK from the coding sequence ATGCAAAACGCTCGCCCTGATACTCAAAATTATGAACATCTGCTGCGCGCCGATATCCCGCTTATCGACGTGCGTGCTCCGGTTGAATTTAGCCAGGGGGCGATGCCTGCCGCGCTGAATTTACCGCTGATGTCTGATGACGAGCGTGCCGCCGTGGGGACTTGCTACAAACAGCGTGGGCAACAGGCGGCGGTGGCATTGGGCCATAGCCTGGTCAATGGCGAAATCCGCGAAGCCCGTTTGCAGAAGTGGCTTGAACAATGTCGCCAGAATCCTCACGGATACCTTTGTTGTGCTCGGGGCGGCATGCGTTCGCACCTCGTTCAGGAATGGCTGCGCGAAGCAGGCGTTGACTACCCGCTGGTCGAAGGCGGCTATAAAGCGCTGCGCCACTACGCGATGGACGTGATTGAATCCCGCTCGCGCTGGCCGATGATCCTCGTCAGCGGCAACACCGGCGGGGGCAAAACCATTTTGATTCGCTCGCTGCCAACCGGTGTTGACCTTGAAGGGCTGGCGCACCATCGCGGTTCATCATTTGGCCGCACCATTGTGGAACAGCCCTCGCAAACTAACTTTGAAAATAACCTGGCCGTAACGCTTTTAAAGAAAAGTGAAGGCGAAGAAGTGACCTGGGTTATTGAAGATGAAGGCAGGATGATTGGCTCGCGCCATATTCCGGAATGCTTCCGGGAACAGATGTTACGCTCACCGATTGTGGTAATTGACGATCCGTTCGACCAGCGTTTAGAGCGCCTTAAAACTGAATATTTTGAGCAGATGAGCGCCGCATTTTTATCGGTGCACGATGAAGAAACGGCGTGGCAAAACTACGGTGAATATCTCCATCACGGCCTGTTCGCCATTCGCCGCCGTCTGGGAATGGAACGTTTTGCGCAGTTCACCGCGCGTCTGGATGAAGCGCTGGCATTGCAGCGTAAAACCGGTTCCGTTGACGGGCACCTCGCCTGGCTCGCGCCGCTGCTCGAAGAGTATTACGACCCGATGTACCGCTATCAGTTAAGCAAAAAAGCAGACAACATTGTGTTTCGCGGCGATTACCAGCAGGTGGAAGCTTGGCTGCGAAGCAATACCAAATTTAACCAGGCAAAATAG
- the purK gene encoding 5-(carboxyamino)imidazole ribonucleotide synthase codes for MKRVCVLGNGQLGRMLRQAGEPLGIAVYPVGLDAEPEAVPFAQSVITAEIERWPETALTRELARHNAFVNRDVFPIIADRLTQKQLFDKLDLATAPWQLLSSRDEWADVFQNLGELAIVKRRVGGYDGRGQWRLRSADTHQLPDECYGECIVEQGINFSGEVSLVGARAHDGTTVFYPLTHNLHQDGILRTSVVFPHADIEQQQQAEAMLSAIMHELNYVGVMAMECFITPDGLLINELAPRVHNSGHWTQNGASISQFELHLRAIVDLPLPQPVVNSASVMINLIGTDLNYDWLKLPLVHLHWYDKEVRAGRKVGHLNLNDSDTGRLCATLEAIVPLLPADYASGIAWAQSKLQK; via the coding sequence ATGAAACGTGTTTGCGTGCTGGGTAATGGCCAGCTAGGCAGAATGCTGCGCCAGGCAGGTGAACCGCTGGGCATCGCCGTTTATCCGGTTGGCCTTGATGCCGAGCCCGAAGCGGTCCCCTTCGCACAAAGCGTTATCACCGCTGAAATTGAGCGCTGGCCTGAAACCGCCCTCACCCGCGAACTGGCTCGTCATAATGCCTTTGTAAACCGTGATGTATTCCCGATCATCGCTGACCGTCTGACGCAAAAACAACTGTTCGATAAACTCGACCTGGCGACCGCGCCGTGGCAGTTGCTTTCAAGCCGCGACGAATGGGCTGATGTGTTCCAGAATCTGGGCGAACTGGCGATTGTTAAACGCCGCGTCGGCGGCTATGACGGCCGCGGGCAGTGGCGTTTACGCAGCGCAGATACCCACCAGTTGCCAGATGAGTGCTACGGCGAATGTATCGTTGAGCAAGGCATTAATTTCTCTGGGGAAGTTTCTCTTGTCGGCGCCCGCGCTCACGACGGCACAACGGTGTTTTACCCGCTCACGCATAACCTGCATCAGGACGGCATTCTACGCACCAGCGTGGTTTTCCCCCACGCAGACATTGAGCAACAGCAGCAAGCTGAAGCGATGCTTTCAGCCATCATGCATGAGTTAAATTATGTCGGTGTGATGGCGATGGAGTGCTTTATCACACCAGACGGTTTGCTGATTAACGAACTCGCGCCACGCGTGCACAACAGCGGGCACTGGACGCAAAACGGGGCATCCATCAGCCAATTTGAATTGCATCTGCGGGCGATTGTCGATCTGCCGTTGCCGCAGCCTGTGGTTAATTCCGCTTCGGTGATGATCAACCTGATCGGTACCGATCTGAATTACGACTGGCTCAAACTGCCGTTAGTGCATTTACACTGGTACGACAAAGAAGTACGTGCCGGGCGTAAAGTGGGCCATCTCAACCTGAACGACAGCGATACTGGCAGACTGTGCGCCACGCTTGAGGCCATCGTGCCGTTGTTGCCAGCGGATTACGCCAGCGGCATCGCCTGGGCACAGAGTAAACTTCAGAAGTAG
- the purE gene encoding 5-(carboxyamino)imidazole ribonucleotide mutase, with product MSSNQTPARIAIVMGSKSDWATMQFAAEILTTLDVPHHVEVVSAHRTPDKLFSFAEQAADNGYQVIIAGAGGAAHLPGMIAAKTLVPVLGVPVQSAALSGVDSLYSIVQMPRGIPVGTLAIGKAGAANAALLAAQILALHDKELNHRLENWRQSQTDEVLDNPDPRGDA from the coding sequence ATGTCCTCCAACCAAACCCCAGCGCGTATCGCCATTGTCATGGGTTCCAAAAGTGACTGGGCTACCATGCAGTTTGCCGCAGAAATCCTCACCACCCTTGATGTTCCTCACCACGTTGAAGTGGTTTCCGCACACCGCACTCCCGATAAACTTTTCAGCTTTGCCGAGCAGGCGGCGGACAACGGTTATCAGGTGATTATTGCGGGCGCAGGCGGCGCGGCACATTTACCGGGTATGATCGCGGCGAAAACACTGGTTCCCGTTTTGGGCGTGCCCGTTCAGAGCGCCGCATTAAGCGGTGTGGACAGTCTCTACTCTATCGTTCAAATGCCGCGTGGTATTCCGGTCGGCACGCTCGCCATCGGCAAAGCGGGCGCGGCGAATGCCGCTTTGCTCGCCGCACAAATTCTGGCGTTGCATGATAAAGAACTCAACCACCGCCTGGAAAACTGGCGTCAAAGCCAGACTGATGAAGTGCTGGACAACCCGGACCCACGGGGTGACGCATGA
- the lpxH gene encoding UDP-2,3-diacylglucosamine diphosphatase, which translates to MATLFIADLHLCSEEPAITAGFLRFLAGTAREADALYILGDLFEAWIGDDDPEPLHRQIALAIKDLVDSDVPCFFIHGNRDFLLGKRFARLSGMTLLPEEHVLDLYGRKILALHGDTLCTDDHGYQAFRQKVHQPWLQCLFLALPLFIRKRVAAKMRANSKASNSSKSMAIMDVNSHAVVDALERHQVQWMIHGHTHRPEIHSLSANGKPAFRCVLGAWHTQGSMIKVTAEDVELIPFEF; encoded by the coding sequence ATGGCGACGCTTTTTATCGCAGATTTGCATCTGTGTTCAGAAGAACCGGCGATTACCGCCGGTTTTCTGCGTTTTCTGGCGGGCACCGCGCGCGAGGCCGATGCACTCTATATTCTTGGCGATCTGTTTGAAGCCTGGATTGGTGACGACGACCCCGAGCCGCTGCACCGACAAATCGCTTTAGCTATCAAAGACCTGGTGGATTCCGATGTGCCCTGCTTCTTTATTCACGGCAACCGCGATTTCCTGCTCGGAAAACGTTTTGCGCGTTTAAGCGGGATGACGTTACTGCCGGAAGAACACGTACTCGATCTTTACGGGCGCAAAATCCTGGCACTGCATGGCGACACGCTTTGTACCGATGACCACGGGTATCAGGCCTTCCGCCAGAAAGTCCACCAGCCCTGGCTGCAATGTTTATTCCTCGCCCTGCCGCTGTTTATCCGCAAACGCGTGGCCGCCAAAATGCGCGCCAATAGCAAAGCCTCAAACAGCAGTAAATCGATGGCGATTATGGATGTGAACTCCCACGCCGTTGTTGACGCGCTGGAACGCCACCAGGTGCAGTGGATGATCCACGGTCATACCCATCGCCCAGAAATTCACTCCCTTTCCGCTAACGGCAAACCCGCGTTTCGCTGCGTGCTTGGCGCATGGCATACGCAGGGGTCGATGATTAAAGTGACCGCCGAAGACGTCGAACTTATTCCTTTTGAGTTTTAA
- the ppiB gene encoding peptidylprolyl isomerase B: MVTFHTNHGDIVIKTFDDKAPATVKNFLDYCREGFYDNTIFHRVINGFMIQGGGFEPGMKQKETKDTIQNEANNGLKNTRGTLAMARTQAPHSATAQFFINVADNDFLNFSSESMQGWGYCVFAEVVEGMDVVEKIKGVSTGRSGMHQDVPKEDVVITSVTVSE; the protein is encoded by the coding sequence ATGGTTACTTTTCATACTAATCACGGCGATATCGTAATCAAAACTTTTGATGATAAAGCGCCGGCAACTGTTAAAAACTTCCTCGACTACTGCCGCGAAGGTTTCTACGACAACACCATTTTCCACCGTGTGATCAACGGCTTTATGATCCAGGGCGGCGGTTTTGAACCGGGTATGAAGCAGAAAGAGACCAAAGACACCATTCAAAACGAAGCGAACAACGGTCTGAAAAACACCCGTGGTACGCTGGCAATGGCGCGTACTCAGGCACCACACTCTGCAACAGCTCAGTTCTTCATTAACGTAGCTGACAACGATTTCCTGAACTTCAGCAGCGAAAGCATGCAAGGTTGGGGTTACTGCGTATTTGCAGAAGTGGTAGAAGGCATGGACGTCGTTGAGAAAATCAAAGGCGTGTCTACTGGCCGCAGCGGTATGCACCAGGACGTTCCTAAAGAAGACGTGGTTATCACAAGCGTAACCGTAAGCGAATAA
- the cysS gene encoding cysteine--tRNA ligase: MLKIFNTMSRQKEEFKPIHAGEVGMYVCGITVYDLCHIGHGRTFVAFDVVARYLRYLGYNLKYVRNITDIDDKIIKRANENGEDFVALVDRMVAEMHNDFDALNILRPDNEPRATKHIPDIIEIVEQLIARNHAYVASNGDVMFSVETDADYGKLSRQDLEQLQAGARVEVAADVKRNPMDFVLWKMSKPGEPSWASPWGEGRPGWHIECSAMNCKQLGNHFDIHGGGSDLMFPHHENEIAQSTCAHGGEYVNTWMHSGMVMVDREKMSKSLGNFFTVRDVLKYYDAETIRYFLMSGHYRSQLNYSEENLKQARTSLERLYTALRGTDASAQPAGGEAFEARFREAMDDDFNTPEAYSVLFDMAREVNRLKTEDLAAANGLAAALRQLSAVLGLLEQEPEAFLQSSVQADDGEVAEIEALIKQRNDARQSKDWALADQARDRLNEMGIVLEDGPQGTTWRRK; encoded by the coding sequence ATGTTAAAAATCTTCAATACAATGAGTCGCCAAAAAGAGGAATTCAAACCTATTCATGCCGGAGAGGTTGGCATGTACGTGTGTGGTATCACCGTTTACGATTTGTGTCATATCGGTCATGGCCGTACTTTTGTCGCCTTCGATGTTGTTGCGCGTTACCTGCGTTATCTCGGTTATAACCTGAAATATGTGCGCAATATTACCGATATCGACGATAAAATTATCAAACGTGCCAATGAAAATGGCGAAGATTTTGTTGCACTCGTTGACCGTATGGTCGCCGAAATGCATAACGATTTTGATGCGCTGAATATTTTACGCCCGGATAACGAACCCCGTGCGACCAAACATATTCCGGACATCATCGAAATTGTTGAACAGCTTATTGCGCGCAACCACGCGTATGTTGCCAGCAATGGTGACGTAATGTTCTCTGTGGAAACCGACGCTGATTACGGCAAACTTTCCCGCCAGGATCTGGAGCAATTGCAAGCCGGTGCGCGTGTAGAAGTGGCGGCTGACGTTAAGCGTAATCCAATGGACTTCGTGCTGTGGAAAATGTCCAAGCCGGGCGAGCCGAGCTGGGCTTCACCGTGGGGCGAAGGCCGTCCAGGCTGGCATATCGAATGTTCTGCCATGAACTGCAAACAACTCGGCAACCATTTTGATATTCACGGCGGCGGTTCAGACTTAATGTTCCCGCACCATGAAAACGAAATTGCGCAGTCTACCTGTGCACACGGCGGGGAGTACGTTAACACCTGGATGCATTCCGGGATGGTGATGGTCGATCGCGAGAAAATGTCCAAATCATTGGGCAACTTTTTCACCGTGCGTGACGTGCTGAAGTATTACGATGCGGAAACCATTCGCTACTTCCTGATGTCCGGTCACTATCGCAGCCAACTGAACTACAGTGAAGAGAACCTGAAACAGGCGCGTACTTCGCTTGAGCGTTTGTACACCGCTCTGCGTGGCACCGATGCAAGCGCTCAGCCAGCAGGTGGCGAAGCCTTTGAAGCGCGTTTCCGCGAAGCAATGGACGACGATTTCAACACGCCGGAAGCCTACTCCGTGCTGTTTGATATGGCGCGTGAAGTTAACCGCCTGAAAACAGAAGATTTAGCGGCAGCAAATGGCCTGGCAGCGGCGTTACGTCAGCTCTCAGCGGTATTGGGCCTGCTGGAGCAAGAGCCAGAAGCGTTCCTACAAAGCAGCGTACAAGCAGATGATGGCGAAGTTGCTGAAATCGAAGCGCTGATCAAACAGCGTAACGATGCCCGTCAGTCAAAAGATTGGGCGCTGGCAGACCAGGCACGCGATCGCCTTAATGAGATGGGGATTGTGCTGGAAGATGGCCCGCAGGGCACAACCTGGCGTAGAAAATAA